In one Inquilinus sp. Marseille-Q2685 genomic region, the following are encoded:
- a CDS encoding DUF6766 family protein: MSNSIWKRYGYGWVTLGFFVISLVGHWLFGWFAYVDEQRQHGAAPEIAAYVVEMSRDTLENWQSEFLQLLWQIGGLAFLLYVGSPQSKEGDDRMEAKIDAILAAVEPERADALIDEIDRDYAGRHTDHRWTRMAASGAPSRQPPSR; encoded by the coding sequence ATGTCGAATTCGATCTGGAAGCGCTACGGCTATGGATGGGTGACGCTGGGCTTCTTCGTCATCTCCCTGGTCGGGCACTGGCTGTTCGGCTGGTTCGCCTATGTCGACGAGCAGCGGCAGCACGGGGCCGCGCCGGAGATCGCGGCCTATGTCGTCGAGATGTCGCGCGACACGCTGGAGAACTGGCAGTCGGAATTCCTGCAGCTGCTCTGGCAGATCGGCGGCCTGGCCTTCCTGCTCTATGTCGGCTCGCCGCAATCCAAGGAGGGCGACGACCGGATGGAGGCCAAGATCGACGCCATCCTCGCCGCAGTCGAGCCGGAGCGCGCTGACGCGCTGATCGACGAGATCGACCGCGACTATGCCGGCCGCCACACCGATCACCGCTGGACCAGGATGGCGGCGTCGGGCGCGCCGTCGCGTCAGCCGCCTTCGCGATAG
- a CDS encoding ABC transporter substrate-binding protein, with product MTWISRLATAATAAVAMAVAVPAGAATLVETPMYEQDVAAGKLPPVAQRVPEVPSVVDLAAEQKEPGKPGGEISWMAGRARDIRIMNTYSYARLVGYGPDFKLRPDILQSVDVDGEKVFTLHLRPGHKWSDGQPFTSDDFRYFWEDVSLDKELMPYGPDSRLLVDGELPKVEYPDAQTVRYSWSKPNPEFLPAIAGASPLYIFAPAHYLKQFHKKYTDAAALDALVKEAGARNWVALYKQREKLIDSANPDLPVLEPWVNTTKAPAERFIFVRNPYYHRIDSQGRQLPYLDRVVVNVVEGSLIPAKTGTGEADLQARGLRFDNISFLKAGEQKGGYKVRLWPTALGSEVALYPNLNCNDPDWRALNRDVRFRRALSLGIDRDEINQTVFFGQARPSQNTVLPESPYYDETAATEWAAFDPQKANALLDEIGLTKRDGDGIRLMPNGKRLEIVVESAGERTLETDILQLVRESWAKIGIALHTAQSQRDVFLQRIFAGDTVMSVWTGWDNGLITPTTVPSQLAPVDQNWLQYPKWGQYVQTKGGAGEKPDVEFGRKLMDLYDEWRGTTDAARRDAIVREMIKIQSDEVTSIGTVQGVLQPVVVKARLHNVPEKGIFSWDPGAHFGIYRPDTFWVDPS from the coding sequence ATGACCTGGATTTCACGTTTGGCCACGGCCGCCACGGCTGCCGTCGCGATGGCCGTTGCCGTCCCGGCCGGCGCCGCGACGCTGGTCGAGACGCCGATGTACGAGCAGGATGTGGCGGCCGGCAAGCTGCCGCCGGTGGCGCAGCGCGTTCCGGAAGTGCCGTCGGTGGTCGACCTGGCGGCGGAGCAGAAGGAGCCCGGCAAGCCGGGCGGCGAGATCAGCTGGATGGCCGGCCGCGCCCGCGACATCCGGATCATGAACACCTACAGCTATGCCCGGCTGGTCGGCTACGGCCCGGACTTCAAGCTGCGTCCCGACATCCTGCAGTCGGTCGATGTCGACGGCGAGAAGGTGTTCACGCTGCATCTGCGGCCGGGCCACAAATGGTCCGACGGCCAGCCCTTCACCAGCGACGACTTCCGCTACTTCTGGGAAGACGTGTCGCTGGACAAGGAGCTGATGCCCTACGGCCCGGATTCGCGCCTGCTGGTCGACGGGGAGCTGCCGAAGGTCGAGTATCCGGACGCGCAGACCGTCCGCTATTCCTGGTCCAAGCCGAACCCGGAGTTCCTGCCGGCTATCGCGGGGGCCAGCCCGCTCTACATCTTCGCGCCGGCGCATTACCTGAAGCAGTTCCACAAGAAATACACCGACGCCGCGGCGCTGGACGCGCTGGTCAAGGAAGCCGGCGCCCGCAACTGGGTCGCGCTCTACAAGCAGCGCGAAAAGCTGATCGATTCGGCCAATCCGGACCTGCCGGTGCTGGAGCCCTGGGTCAACACCACCAAGGCCCCGGCGGAGCGCTTCATCTTCGTCCGCAACCCCTATTACCACCGGATCGACAGCCAGGGCCGGCAGCTGCCCTATCTCGACCGCGTCGTCGTCAACGTGGTCGAGGGATCGCTGATCCCGGCCAAGACCGGCACCGGCGAGGCCGACCTGCAGGCCCGCGGCCTGCGCTTCGACAACATCAGCTTCCTCAAGGCCGGGGAGCAGAAGGGCGGCTACAAGGTGCGGCTGTGGCCGACGGCGCTGGGGTCCGAAGTCGCGCTGTATCCGAACCTGAATTGCAACGACCCCGACTGGCGGGCTCTCAACCGCGACGTCCGCTTCCGCCGCGCCCTGTCGCTCGGCATCGACCGCGACGAGATCAACCAGACCGTGTTCTTCGGCCAGGCCCGGCCGAGCCAGAACACGGTGCTGCCGGAATCGCCCTATTACGACGAGACGGCGGCGACCGAATGGGCCGCGTTCGACCCGCAGAAGGCCAACGCCCTGCTGGACGAAATCGGCCTGACCAAGCGCGACGGCGACGGCATCCGGCTGATGCCGAACGGCAAGCGGCTGGAGATCGTGGTCGAGAGCGCCGGCGAGCGCACTCTCGAGACCGACATCCTGCAGCTGGTCCGCGAGAGCTGGGCCAAGATCGGCATCGCCCTTCACACCGCCCAGTCGCAGCGCGACGTGTTCCTGCAGCGGATCTTCGCCGGCGACACGGTGATGTCGGTGTGGACCGGCTGGGACAACGGCCTGATCACGCCGACGACCGTGCCCTCGCAGCTGGCCCCGGTCGACCAGAACTGGCTGCAGTACCCGAAATGGGGCCAATACGTGCAGACCAAGGGCGGCGCGGGCGAGAAGCCGGATGTCGAATTCGGCCGGAAGCTGATGGACCTCTACGACGAATGGCGCGGCACCACCGATGCGGCCCGCCGCGACGCCATCGTCCGCGAGATGATCAAGATCCAGTCGGACGAGGTGACCTCGATCGGCACGGTGCAGGGCGTGCTGCAGCCGGTCGTGGTCAAGGCCCGGCTGCACAACGTGCCGGAGAAGGGCATCTTCTCCTGGGACCCCGGGGCGCATTTCGGGATCTACCGCCCCGACACCTTCTGGGTCGACCCGTCCTGA
- a CDS encoding NAD(P)-dependent oxidoreductase — protein sequence MADVLVIGRSSFLARSFVDAHGADGLRHAAWADVARPETFDGVGCVVNFAIDPRYQREAYDPALDCDRILADAIGRAQRGGRMPADAHVVMVSTRKVYGPAGDEPLAESRTPAPQDAYGRNKLVTEQLLQDRFGPNLTILRLSNIFGFEDLPGRRTFLGLLLRSLREEGVIRYDVSPFTLKDFLPVGAFAAALVKVVRARPGGLFNLGSGVPLEIGWLAMWILEGFGRGSLSVIDPSIRDAFTMNVDRFAARFGPVAGRDDIRAACLAIGQRLAA from the coding sequence GTGGCTGATGTGCTGGTGATCGGGCGATCGAGCTTTCTCGCCCGCAGCTTCGTCGACGCCCACGGCGCCGACGGCCTCCGCCACGCCGCCTGGGCCGATGTGGCGCGGCCCGAGACCTTCGACGGCGTCGGCTGCGTCGTCAACTTCGCGATCGACCCCCGCTACCAGCGCGAGGCCTATGATCCGGCGCTCGACTGCGACCGCATCCTGGCGGATGCGATCGGCCGGGCGCAGCGCGGCGGCCGCATGCCGGCGGACGCGCATGTCGTAATGGTCAGCACCCGCAAGGTCTACGGCCCGGCCGGGGACGAGCCGCTGGCCGAAAGCCGGACTCCGGCGCCGCAGGACGCCTATGGCCGCAACAAGCTGGTGACCGAGCAGCTGCTGCAGGACCGGTTCGGCCCGAACCTCACCATCCTGCGCCTGTCCAACATCTTCGGCTTCGAGGACCTGCCCGGCCGCCGCACCTTCCTCGGCCTCCTGCTGCGGTCGCTGCGCGAGGAGGGGGTGATCCGCTACGACGTCAGCCCCTTCACGCTGAAGGACTTCCTGCCGGTCGGGGCGTTCGCGGCGGCGCTGGTGAAGGTGGTGCGGGCACGTCCTGGCGGGCTGTTCAACCTGGGCTCCGGCGTGCCGCTCGAGATCGGCTGGCTGGCGATGTGGATCCTGGAAGGCTTCGGCCGCGGCAGCCTCAGCGTCATCGATCCGTCGATCCGTGATGCGTTCACGATGAATGTGGACCGGTTCGCCGCGCGCTTCGGCCCGGTCGCCGGTCGCGACGACATCCGTGCGGCCTGCCTGGCCATCGGACAGCGTCTGGCCGCCTGA
- the rfbD gene encoding dTDP-4-dehydrorhamnose reductase, whose protein sequence is MTLVVLGAGGQVGRELAGLARAQGLTVRAFARSEVDITDAAAVADAVRGADFVANCAAYTAVDKAETDRDRAFAVNATGPGVIARACAEAGAALLHISTDYVFRGDGDRPWREDDPIAPLSVYGESKAAGEAAVRAALPRHVILRTAWVFAAHGHNFVRTMLRLGAERPELRIVADQRGGPTAAADIAAAILAIRERALAPGFDGWGTFHFAGAPATTWYDFAAAIFAAKGGPAPVLHAIATADYPTPARRPSNSVLDCGRIGQVFGLAQPDWRQALCAVVRAQ, encoded by the coding sequence ATGACGCTCGTCGTCCTCGGCGCCGGCGGCCAGGTCGGGCGCGAGCTGGCCGGTCTGGCCCGCGCGCAGGGCCTGACCGTGCGCGCCTTCGCCCGGTCGGAGGTCGACATCACCGACGCCGCCGCGGTGGCCGACGCCGTGCGCGGCGCCGATTTCGTCGCCAACTGCGCCGCCTACACCGCGGTCGACAAGGCCGAGACCGACCGCGACCGGGCCTTCGCCGTCAACGCGACCGGGCCCGGCGTGATCGCCCGCGCCTGCGCCGAGGCAGGGGCGGCGCTGCTGCACATCTCGACCGACTACGTCTTCCGCGGCGACGGCGACCGGCCGTGGCGTGAGGACGACCCGATCGCGCCTCTGTCGGTCTATGGCGAGAGCAAGGCGGCGGGTGAGGCGGCGGTCCGCGCGGCGCTGCCGCGGCACGTCATCCTGCGCACCGCCTGGGTCTTCGCCGCGCACGGCCACAACTTCGTCCGCACCATGCTGCGGCTGGGCGCCGAGCGGCCGGAGCTGCGGATCGTCGCCGACCAGCGCGGCGGCCCGACCGCTGCGGCCGACATCGCTGCGGCGATCCTGGCGATCCGCGAGCGCGCCCTGGCGCCCGGCTTCGACGGCTGGGGCACCTTCCACTTCGCCGGCGCCCCGGCCACGACCTGGTACGACTTCGCCGCCGCGATCTTCGCCGCGAAGGGCGGTCCCGCCCCGGTGCTGCACGCGATCGCGACCGCCGACTACCCGACCCCGGCACGGCGCCCGTCGAATTCGGTCCTGGATTGCGGCAGGATCGGCCAGGTGTTCGGGCTGGCGCAGCCCGATTGGCGGCAGGCGCTGTGTGCCGTCGTGCGGGCGCAATAG